CCTTTTTGGTGCCGGACGGCGCGCAAGCTGTCGGTCTCGATCGCATTCATCTTGGCGATGGACTTTATGACGAGGCATGGCTTCAGAACCAGATCCATCACCATCCTGAATGCTTACCGATCGATCAGATAGAACCGGCGCTCGATCGACTTGTTCCTGTGTGTTTGGAGATGGAGCTGCCAAACGGATATGTGGACAATGTTTTTGTGACCCCTTCAGGGGATGTTGTGTTGGCGGAAGTGAAGTTGTGGCGCAATCCCGAGATGCGTCGCAAAGTCGTGGCACAGGCTCTCGATTATGCGTCGTGCTTGTTCAAGATGGATTACGAAGCTTTTGAGACGGCGGTTCTCAAAGCACGTTCGCGAAATGGTGATCGTGACCTGTCCATCGCCAGCGGGCAATCACTGTACCAGTTAATGGCTGAGTATGATGCGCTGGATGAAGCGGGGTTTATTGATGCGGTTTCCAACAATCTCCTGAATGGACGTGTGCTCATTCTTGTTGTCGGTGATGGGGTTCATAGTCAGACAGAACAACTGTTTGCGCTCTTGGAGCATCACGCTGGATTGCATTTTACTTTCGCACTAGTCGAACTAGCTATCTTCGCGCTCCCGCACCTGCGCTCCCATCTAATCCTCCCGCGTACGCTTGCCCAAACAACAATGATCACCCGATCGGTGATCGAATTCGCGGACGGTCGGGGGATCATTGAGCAGCCGGTGCCGCATGGTGATGCAAGGACCGGTTCTAAGCTTGCTGCCTTGCCGGAATCCCCGCGTTCTATCTCTTCTGATCAGTTCTTCGATGCTATGAGTGAGATCAGCCCGGCCCTACCAGCCAAGATTCAAACATTTCTCAATGCCGTTTCTCCCTTGGGGGTGTTCCCGGATTTCCGCAAGGCTCTGATTCTTAGGTGGACATCACCACAAGGGATTACCTGCAATCTTGGATACATTCAGCGTGATGGCTTGGTGCAGACCGTCGACGTCCATGGAAAATTGCCGCGGCATCTCACCGAACAGTACATCGCCGATTTGGCAAATCGACTAGAAAAGCCCATTCAAAGTAATCCGGGGAACGGCCTTACATATGTCGGTGACGACCATCGAAAGACGCTTCACATTCATTCGATAGCGGACGACCTTGAAATCTGGCGAGACGCGATCGAGGCCTTCGCGGCAGCGGTAAAGGCGTACGAAGCACAAGATGGTTAGGCCAGCATAAGGTTTGACTGAATCGCCGGACTTGCCGAATCGCCGCGTGATTTGGTAAACTATCAAGGCCACGTCGTATCATGGACGGTTAGCGGCGGGCAGTTGGTGTTAACCGGCTGCTCTCGCTCGATCGGATGAGCTATGCAGCCAAATACAAGGCTGCTGCAATGTCTGACCATCCTAGAATATCCAAAAATTTCCTGACCTTTCGGCGTTCTGCTCAAGATGCACATGTCGAGTACGTGAATCCAGAGTCGCTTTGGATTTCAAACCGACGGATCCGAAAATCAGATCGGGGTCTCGTCCAAAAATGGACCAGAAACCTCGAGAAATTCGGCGTTCTTCTTCCATTCCTGGTTGATGAGACCAATCAACTGCTTCATGCCGAGCCGGCGCTGTCAGCTGCGATTGTGCTGAAGATCCCGCAAGTGCCGGTGGTGCGTGTATGCCATCTCGATGACGAAGACAAGCGACTCCTTCGCATCGCCCTGGATCGCCTCGGTGAGCTGCCTGAATGGGACGAAGCAGCGCTGGCGGAAGAATTTGCGGACCTGATTCGGCTGGACGCTGACGTGACGGCTTCTGGCTTTGATATGCCTGAGGTCGACCTCCTCATTCTCGATCATCTGCCCCGTCCACTGGCTGACGCGCTGGATGATGTGCCCAAAGTGACAAGCGGTGCACCCGTCAGCCACTTGGGTGACGTTTGGCGCGTGGGACGTCATTTGATCGGCTGCGGCGATGCACGTGATGGTGAGTTCGTGGAGAGCTTGATGGGTGGCAGGAAGGCGCAGGCGGTCTTTACAGATCCGCCGTACGGGATTCCGATTGCGGGGTTCGTGTCCGGATCAAGTGGTCCGCAACATGCCGATTTCGCTATGGGTGTCGGTGAGATGTCCGACGTCGAGTTCCATCAGTTCCTTGCTGACTTCATGTCTGTTGCCTCAAGCCATCTATCTGATGGTGCTGTGATCTTCACGTTTATGGATTGGCGTCACATTGATATCCTCGTGGGCGCAGGCAAATCGCTTGATCTGGATCTGCTGAATATCTGCGTTTGGAGTAAACCCAACGCGGGCATGGGCTCAATGTATCGATCTCAACATGAATTTGTTGCGGTCTTCAAAGTTGGCAAGGGTCCGGCCAAAAACAACATCCAGCTTGGAAAATTTGGTCGCAACCGTTCAAACGTGTGGGAATACTCGTCTGCCAACACATTCGACGCGGAAATGCGTGAGGCACTGGAGGACCACCCCACCCCAAAACCAGTCGCTCTTGTTGCTGATGCCATCCGTGATGTCTCGGATGTAGGTGACATTGTTTTGGATCCTTTTCTTGGCGGCGGGACAACTTTGGTGGCCGCACACAACACGCGAAGGACGTGCTTTGGTGTCGAGCTCGACCCTCGTTACGTGGATGTGTCGCTGAGGCGCTGGATCAAGTTGACAGGCAAACAGCCTACGCATTCGCACACCGGCCTTTCGTTTGATGAGACGGCCGCAAAGCGCTCGGCTGGGCCGTTGTCTTTGATCGGAGCCGAAGAAGGCGATCAGTCATGACAAAGTCAAGCGATGACGATAACTACGAGATTGGGTACGGGAAGCCGCCTAAGAAAAACCAATTTAAAAAGGGCAAGTCCGGCAACCCCAACGGTCGGCCAAAAGGCGGTAAAAATCTCAAGACAGATATCCTCGAAGAGTTGGCCGAGCGCATCGCCATCCAAGAATCCGGCAAAATCAAAAAAATCACAAAACAACGCGCCATGGTGAAATCCCTGGTGGCGAAAGGTATCAAGGGTGACGCGAAAGCGACTACCTCTTTGTTCGCCATGGTTTTGAAAATGCTTGGTGATGAAATCGACGCCAACGAGGAACTGCAGCCAACCGCAGGCGACTTGCAAATCCTGGAGCATTTTGAGGCGCGCCTTCGTGAAAAAATCGCAGCGGAGGCGAAGACCGATGGTAACTGATCTTTTGAAAGGCGTTCTCGCGCAGGATTTTCTTGCCTTCGTTGAAAAATGCTTCGAGCAACTGCATGGGCCAAACAAATTTGTGCCCGGCGAACACATTGACGTGGTGGCGTACCATGTCGAGCGCGCGATAGCTGGTGACCACAAGAGGCTCTTGATAAACATGCCTCCCCGTCACATGAAATCGTTCATCGTTAGCGTTTGTCTCCCGGCATTCTTGCTGGGACGAGCGCCCGATACGAAGATTATTCTTGCTACCTACGGTGAGAAGCTGTCGGTCGAGCATGCCAATAAGACACGCGCGATCATGTCCGCGGACTGGTACCAAAAAGTCTTTCCCAAAACCAAGATTGGGGTGAACACGTCAGTCGCAATGCTTCGCACGACACTCAACGGCTATCTGTTCGCGACGTCCGTCGACGGCCCTGCGACAGGTTTCGGTGCTGACGTCATCCTGGTCGATGATCTCGCAAAGGCGGACGCATCACCTTTAGAGCGCGAGAAGGCCAACAAATGGTTTTCTAGCACATTGATGACACGGTTTGATGATCCTAAGAACGGTATCACCATCGTGGCGATGCATCGTACCCATACGGACGATCTGTCAGGGTTTCTCCTTGACCAATCAGGTTGGACCCATGTCAAGCTACCTGCGATCGCTCAGGCTGCAGAGAAAATTGCAAAGGGAGTTGGTTCTTCTTTTTCAAGATCGATCGGTGATCCACTGCACCCTGCGCGGATGTCCGCAGCTGAGCTTAAAGCATTGCGTGTAACGCTGACGCCACCGGTGTTTGCTGCTCAGTTTCAACAAGAACCCGATGCAACCAGCGAGGCGCTTTTTGACAGCAAGTGGTTTAAGGCCATCCCGCAGATCATGCATTTGAATAATTACAATTTCGTTGTGCATTCTTGGGATGCAGCCTCAGGTGAGGGGCCTACGGCATCTTATTCTGTCTGCACTGTTTGGGGTGTTCTCGATGATCGATGCGACCTTGTTTCGGTGTATCGCAAACGCGTAAACTATACGCGGCTCAGACAGGCAGCTCTTAAGCTGGTTCGGACTTTCCCGCCCACGCACATCGTTATCGAAGATGCATCCTCCGGCAAAGCCTTGCTGGCGGATCTCAAGAACACCTTTGCCGGGCGCATTATTTCCTATACCCCGACCGACGGCAAAATTGAACGCGCTGAGGCTGTCCTCGATTTACTCCATGCGCATGGGATCAATTATCCTAAGGACGCGACTTGGGCGTCAGCGTTCTTGCAGGAAGTGCTTACGTTTCCGTCCAGTTTTAACGATGACCAAGTCGATAGCCTGACCCAGTTTTTGGCTCACAAGCGTCACGGATTCGCGCGGCTTCATGCCATACCAACGGCAATGCTCGGCGACTGGATTGACGACAATGGCGGTTATATTCAACCCCTCAGGGTCGATAGTTGATTGCTGCTTGCAGGTTCCTTTGTCCGCCGATGTCCGCCGATGTCCGCGGAGTGGCCGACGATCAAATGTGCAACTTGACCTCCCCCCCCCCGACGACCATCCAGGACAACCATCCGGTTGGAAACAGTGTCCTTTGATTATTTGCACTGCTATCCAACCTTGGACCACTCGGGTCTGGAGTTTTCCGCCCTTCCCAGGTCCGGTGGGCTGGTTTCACCGGCTGAGTTTGCCGCCGATTGCACGCCCGGTGACCAGAAACCGAGATAATGCGCCGTTCGACGCCACCGAGATGATGATGGCGTTATCGGGTATAATTGGGTATGGAATCGAATATCCCGGCGGCCCAAACATGAGGGAGCCAAACATCGTACTGGGCCACGACCCCGTTAAACTCATCGCAGAAATCGACGAGTTTAAGGGACGTTGGGACGCCCTAAAAACACTTTCGCCCGACCGCCTCAATGCGCTTCGCGAAGTGGCGACCGTCGAGAGTATCGGTTCGTCAACGCGTATCGAAGGCGCGAAGCTTTCCGATGCCGACGTCAAGACACTTCTTGCTAACATCAAAATCCAATCCTTCGCTACGCGCGGCGAGCAGGAGGTAGCAGGCTACGCCTTGGTGATGGACCTTGTGTTCCAAACCTATGACGATATGCGGCTCGCTGAGAACCATATAGGTCAGTTGCACCAGACCTTGCTTCGCCACAGCGAAAAGGACGAGCGGCATCGCGGATTATACAAAACGCTCCGCAACGATGTTGTCGCCTTCGATACGGACGGCAACGAGATTGGCGTCATCTTTGAGACGACGACACCGTTCGATACACCGCGCGAGATGGAGGCACTGGTCGCATGGACGCGGAAAGCCATCGAGGAGGAAAGCCTTCACCCGCTTCTCATCGTCGCGGTCTTCGTCGTGCGCTTCCTTGCCAACCATCCATACCAAGATGGCAACGGCAGGCTATCGCGTGTACTGACCACCTTGCTTTTGTTGCGGGCGGGTTACGTCTATGTGCCATATGCCTCGCTGGAGCGCGTGATCGAGGAGAACAAGGACCTCTATTATAAGGCGCTACGCCGCACGCAAACGACGCTGAAAAAAGACAAGCCCGATTGGGCGCCTTGGGTCGGCTTTTTTCTCCGCGCCCTGAAAAAGCAGAAGGACACGCTTGCGGTTCGGCTTGACCGGGAGCGCGAAGAGCAAGACAGCGAAGACGGCTTGCCGGAATTGTCATTGCAAATTTTGGCGCTATTCAAAACACGTGAGCGGTTGACCCTCGCGCAGATTGAAGAACTGACCGGCGCGAACCGCAATACCCTTAAAGTGCGTATGCGTGAGCTCGTTTCATCAGGCCGCATTTCCAAGCACGGCAAGGCCAGGGCGACGTGGTACACAAAGGCATGATCTTCCGAAAATTGCTGGAAGCATCCTGATCAGCCGGGCCGGGCTCACGTGAACCAGCCCAACGTCTCGAAAAGGACATGGCGGCGTTTCTGGGCTGGTTCGAAAAACGGCCCCGATATCGATCCGGTTCTAAAAGCCGGAATTGTGCATCTATGATTTGTGATAATCCCTCCCGTTTGACGATGGCAATGGCCGTATCGCCCGTGCGATTGCCGATCTGATGCTCGCGCGATCCAAGGCAAGCGCCCAGCGATTCTACCTCATGTCGGCGCAGATCAGGGTCGAGCGGAATGCCTATTACGACATTCTGGAATCCACCCAGAAATGCGGTTTGGATATCACGCCGTGGCTGGACTGGTTTTTAGGCTGTCTTTGATCGGGCTTTCGATCATGCCGAAGAGACTCTATCCAAAGTTCTTGCCGAGGCGCGCTTCTGGGAGCGGCATGCCGGTGCTCAGTTCAATGTCCGACAGAAAGATATGCTGGTACGCTTGCTGGATGGTTTCGTCGGCAAGCTGACGACCGGCAAATGGGCGAAGATCGAGAACTGCTCGTCGGATACGGCCCTTCGGGACATTACCGATCTCTTGGAACGCAGGATTCTGGTGAAGCAATCAGGCGGCGGGCGCAGTTCGAATTATGCGTTGAACGCTGACCTTCCCTTCGAATAGAGACGGGGGCTCGTCAGCGTAGCTGCGCGAATCCTGACCAGAGCCCCTTTTTGCCTGAGCTGGCAGCGTCCAAAGCATAGAGCGTATTGAAAAGTTCCCGAGCCAAGTTACCGTCCTTATAGCTATGGGGTGTTAGCTAGCCAGTAGTTGGTGCTACGCCCGCCTTCGGGAAGTTTTTCCAGAACACCTTTTTCAATAAGGTCCATGATGTCCCTGTAAGCCGTATCTTGGGAACATTTTGCGAGTTTGGCCCACTTTGTTGTGGTGAGTTTTCCTTCGAAGCCATCAAACAGTTTGTTGAGGATTTTCACCTGTCGCTCATTCAAGGGGGTGCCGCCCAGTTTTTCCCAGAACTGCGCTTTGCTCAGTATACTGTCTAATGTTCCACCGGCACCTTGGATGGCGCGTAGTAAGCAGTTGAGAAACCACTCAAGCCAATCGGTAATGTCCAACCCGCTTTTCTGCGTGTGTTCCAATATGTCGTAGTAGGCATTCCTTTCCTCCCGAATTTGCTTGGACATGCTGTAGAAGCGTTGAGACGTTTGATCTGCACGTGCCAGACATAAGTCAGCAATCGCGCGCCCAATTCGCCCGTTGCCGTCGTCAAATGGGTGGATGGTTACAAACCATAAATGAGCAATGGCTGCTTTTAGGATAGGGTCGTTTTCTTCATTGCTTTCCAGCCACGCTAGGAAGTGCGTCATCTCTTGTTCCAAGCGGTTGGCTGGTGGGGCTTGGTAATGAACTTTTTCGCGCCCGACTGGACCTGACACAACCTGCATAGGTCCGGCCTCATCGGTGCGATAGTGGCCAACGTTGATTTTTGTCATGCCACTGCGTCCGGTGGGAAACAGGCAGCTATGCCAGCCAAACAACCGCTCGCTTGTAACTGGAGAGAGATAATTGTTGGTGGCATCCAGCATCACTTCCACAATGGCATCGACGTTTCGATCCGCGGTAACGAAGCCACCCGCATCTATGCCAAGGCGTTGGGCGATAGAGGAACGAACCTGCTCATAGTCCAAGTTTTCCCCTTCAATCTCGCTGGTTTTGAGAACGTCCTGTGTGAGTGTTTGGAGGTGGGCTTCATTACGCTGCTGGAAACCAAGGGCTTCCATACGCCCCAGGAGCCGCCCCTGCGCGTGATGAACCGATTTCAGAAGCGTTTCTAGCTTTTCGCTGCTCCTCCTAAAGGTTGGCCAGTCGGCATTTTCCCACGAATACACAATATAATCTCCGCATTTTGTAATGGGATAATAGCCGATAATCTCCGCATAGGCAATTATAATCCGCAAATTATGCGGATATTGTATGCAATAATCTCCGCACCTCTGCTTCAACGGGTGGGGCGTTTTCGTGCCCGAGTGCATTCCGGTGATCGATGTGTCAGCCCACGAAGATGCTTGCACCATTTATCGCAAATCGTGGTTTCCGCTTAGTCGTACATTGTGCTTCGGATAGTGACCTAAGGCCCATTTGCTCTTGCACATTGTCTGTCTCTGTTGTGACAGACTCTCCATTCAAACGCGGGACCAAATGGGTCTCAGGTCAGCGTGACTTATTCCGCCACGGCGATAGAGCAGCTTGCGCACCGGCGCTTCGGGCTCGGTCATGAACTGTGCCCGCCAGAACGCCTCGCCGTAGCGTGCCCTTTGGTAATGATTGATCTGACATGCTCGATCTCCTCTCGCTTTGAAACAACAAAGCCGAGAAAATCGTGAATCTGCCAATGATGCCAAGTGTGTAGGAACTGGACGGTTACATTTTTTCCTGCTTGACGCTCGCTGCGACCTTGCAAGCACGACAAAATTCCCTGTTTTCTTTCTTAGGGAAAATTTGCTAGAGCGGCGCAGTATTCTTGGGGTTTTTTTCGTCTGATTTCGACAATTGGCGCTTTAAGAATGAAATTCCCAGTAAATTTCCTGTTAAACAGGGAACACGCGCTGCGGTGGGAAGAACCCCTGCGACAGCAGCCGCCTGCCTAACAATTGTTGAGCGCGACAGTCTTGGATCACTTTGAGACGGATAC
The Pyruvatibacter sp. DNA segment above includes these coding regions:
- a CDS encoding DNA modification methylase, with the translated sequence MSYAAKYKAAAMSDHPRISKNFLTFRRSAQDAHVEYVNPESLWISNRRIRKSDRGLVQKWTRNLEKFGVLLPFLVDETNQLLHAEPALSAAIVLKIPQVPVVRVCHLDDEDKRLLRIALDRLGELPEWDEAALAEEFADLIRLDADVTASGFDMPEVDLLILDHLPRPLADALDDVPKVTSGAPVSHLGDVWRVGRHLIGCGDARDGEFVESLMGGRKAQAVFTDPPYGIPIAGFVSGSSGPQHADFAMGVGEMSDVEFHQFLADFMSVASSHLSDGAVIFTFMDWRHIDILVGAGKSLDLDLLNICVWSKPNAGMGSMYRSQHEFVAVFKVGKGPAKNNIQLGKFGRNRSNVWEYSSANTFDAEMREALEDHPTPKPVALVADAIRDVSDVGDIVLDPFLGGGTTLVAAHNTRRTCFGVELDPRYVDVSLRRWIKLTGKQPTHSHTGLSFDETAAKRSAGPLSLIGAEEGDQS
- a CDS encoding Fic family protein; the protein is MVQASSWADTSITGMHSGTKTPHPLKQRCGDYCIQYPHNLRIIIAYAEIIGYYPITKCGDYIVYSWENADWPTFRRSSEKLETLLKSVHHAQGRLLGRMEALGFQQRNEAHLQTLTQDVLKTSEIEGENLDYEQVRSSIAQRLGIDAGGFVTADRNVDAIVEVMLDATNNYLSPVTSERLFGWHSCLFPTGRSGMTKINVGHYRTDEAGPMQVVSGPVGREKVHYQAPPANRLEQEMTHFLAWLESNEENDPILKAAIAHLWFVTIHPFDDGNGRIGRAIADLCLARADQTSQRFYSMSKQIREERNAYYDILEHTQKSGLDITDWLEWFLNCLLRAIQGAGGTLDSILSKAQFWEKLGGTPLNERQVKILNKLFDGFEGKLTTTKWAKLAKCSQDTAYRDIMDLIEKGVLEKLPEGGRSTNYWLANTP
- a CDS encoding DUF5681 domain-containing protein, which gives rise to MTKSSDDDNYEIGYGKPPKKNQFKKGKSGNPNGRPKGGKNLKTDILEELAERIAIQESGKIKKITKQRAMVKSLVAKGIKGDAKATTSLFAMVLKMLGDEIDANEELQPTAGDLQILEHFEARLREKIAAEAKTDGN
- a CDS encoding Fic family protein; its protein translation is MGWFHRLSLPPIARPVTRNRDNAPFDATEMMMALSGIIGYGIEYPGGPNMREPNIVLGHDPVKLIAEIDEFKGRWDALKTLSPDRLNALREVATVESIGSSTRIEGAKLSDADVKTLLANIKIQSFATRGEQEVAGYALVMDLVFQTYDDMRLAENHIGQLHQTLLRHSEKDERHRGLYKTLRNDVVAFDTDGNEIGVIFETTTPFDTPREMEALVAWTRKAIEEESLHPLLIVAVFVVRFLANHPYQDGNGRLSRVLTTLLLLRAGYVYVPYASLERVIEENKDLYYKALRRTQTTLKKDKPDWAPWVGFFLRALKKQKDTLAVRLDREREEQDSEDGLPELSLQILALFKTRERLTLAQIEELTGANRNTLKVRMRELVSSGRISKHGKARATWYTKA